A stretch of the Jeotgalibacillus malaysiensis genome encodes the following:
- a CDS encoding DNA-dirted DNA polymerase — MTVCKNRGIAVLSPDVNYSMQDFSVDGKSIRFGFGGIRNMGSYGELIIEERDQNGLFTSLYNFIERMSISHGINRRRIEALIYSGALDSFPGTRQEKLNMIDVFTGIASIAKGDRDNGTKSLLSTSLFTPMYDKFFTLTGAREMSEKLRLEKEREYTGFYVSGHPLNEYESVFKNPSIKNFYSIQQILPNSIDSEDGVEEDIVFENAFDGEMVRIAGVVQELEVRETKSHQLMANIVIEDVSASVKGIIFPTIYSQNVHRLKNGEVLAFYGKIEVSEFGTQFLVNGIETMDELMTPDSVANLTLYLDSDLSEARYEFEELMNIFEKSDTPNRIPVTIVMGGKTYSTRQGKAILGNTKLATIIKLQELLGRNSVQVQY; from the coding sequence ATGACGGTCTGTAAGAACCGTGGTATTGCGGTTCTCTCTCCAGATGTAAACTACTCAATGCAAGACTTCTCTGTAGACGGAAAATCTATCCGCTTCGGTTTCGGTGGTATTCGTAACATGGGTTCATATGGTGAGCTTATCATCGAAGAACGAGACCAAAATGGCTTATTCACAAGCCTGTACAACTTCATTGAACGGATGTCGATTTCACACGGTATCAACCGTCGTCGTATCGAAGCTCTTATCTATTCAGGAGCTCTTGATTCATTCCCAGGAACACGTCAAGAAAAACTCAATATGATTGATGTCTTTACCGGTATCGCAAGCATTGCAAAAGGTGACCGTGACAACGGAACAAAATCGCTTCTTTCAACCTCTTTGTTCACTCCAATGTACGATAAATTCTTCACATTGACAGGTGCACGTGAAATGTCTGAAAAGCTTCGCCTTGAAAAAGAACGAGAATATACAGGATTTTATGTATCGGGTCACCCGTTAAATGAGTACGAATCGGTCTTTAAAAATCCAAGCATCAAAAACTTCTATTCGATTCAGCAGATTCTTCCGAACTCGATTGATTCTGAAGATGGAGTGGAAGAAGATATTGTCTTTGAAAATGCGTTTGACGGAGAGATGGTTCGGATTGCCGGAGTGGTACAGGAGCTTGAAGTGCGTGAGACAAAGAGTCATCAACTCATGGCAAATATCGTCATTGAAGATGTTTCTGCAAGTGTCAAGGGGATTATTTTCCCTACGATTTACTCTCAAAATGTCCACCGCTTGAAAAATGGGGAAGTTCTCGCATTCTACGGCAAGATTGAAGTCAGTGAATTCGGAACACAATTCCTTGTAAACGGCATTGAAACAATGGATGAATTAATGACGCCAGACTCTGTTGCCAATTTAACACTCTACCTCGATTCTGACCTATCAGAAGCAAGATATGAGTTTGAAGAGTTGATGAATATCTTTGAAAAGTCTGATACGCCAAACCGAATCCCTGTCACGATTGTCATGGGAGGGAAAACGTATTCGACCCGACAAGGAAAAGCGATTCTAGGAAATACGAAGCTTGCGACCATCATCAAATTGCAAGAGTTGTTGGGCAGAAATTCTGTTCAGGTTCAATACTAA
- a CDS encoding DNA polymerase III subunit alpha translates to MILHFTHPELTEKERVLLTLNKEGNVDVRKRKEGGKEEVLEDWSVIDTLPGQGFHENGRHLFKNRKQFFAIAENGLLNIVRYVNLHGHSEYSILDCISRISDIVKKAEWAIAVTDHGNMFGSLEFYKAMKKAGKKPIIGFEAYHYSRDMEEKSHHIVLLAKNAKGVKNLFKMTSNGYHNFNSKPQITWEDMKKHSEGVVCLSACIAGEIPQAIIRGDMDKARDLIQGMIDIFGKENYYLEIQRHGLAEEKVVEEGVFQLADEFGLKVVATTDSHMTNIDDKDVHDIHLCIGTKRTLDDPNRWSFDGDGYHIHTSAEMVKRFDDVPDVLDNTLDLAEMLHPELDTGNVYMPHFPLPEGFKDENDYLKHLVMKGFEKRFEGKPAFTSPEYHERIEFELETVKKMGFPGYFLIVEDFVSYAKNRGIPVGPGRGSACGSLLTYCLGITNVDPIPFGLLFERFLNPDRISMPDIDIDFSDTRREEVINYVREKYGHEAVSGVITFGRMKAKSVVRDVARVMGFPTAFGDRIAKLVPNKLEENGNNVKVTLPNVLRLSTEFKRLYKAEPDVKKVVDFGIRLEGLPRTLSQHACAILISPSAVSDYIPLVTLKNRQTGGRDTVTQFTMGECEEMGILKMDFLGLRTMGVFERALNYINAMKKTGEKPLFLDDISIGDHNVYDFISKGNTAGVFQLESPGMTGLMGQLYQDIHKMKGTKEEGIQLFERLVAGVSLYRPGPMDEIPNYVKNMLTPHGIHYDIPELEDILKPTYNVIVYQEQVMHIVRQLAGFSKGDADGVRKSMGKKLEDLLNMYGEYFLYGNKEKAISGAIANGVDEEMAKELWERMKKFGLYASIGALGLKDSRKIG, encoded by the coding sequence TTGATTTTACACTTTACACATCCGGAGCTTACAGAGAAGGAACGGGTTTTGCTCACCCTTAACAAAGAAGGAAACGTCGATGTACGCAAACGGAAAGAAGGTGGAAAAGAGGAAGTTTTGGAAGACTGGTCGGTCATTGATACATTGCCAGGACAAGGCTTCCATGAAAATGGACGACATCTCTTTAAAAATCGAAAGCAATTCTTTGCGATTGCGGAAAATGGATTATTGAACATTGTGCGATATGTCAACTTACATGGGCATAGTGAATATTCGATTCTCGACTGTATTAGCCGAATCTCAGATATCGTAAAAAAAGCAGAGTGGGCAATCGCTGTTACTGACCACGGAAATATGTTCGGTTCGCTTGAGTTCTATAAAGCGATGAAGAAAGCCGGGAAAAAGCCGATTATCGGGTTTGAAGCGTACCACTATTCACGAGACATGGAAGAAAAGTCTCACCACATTGTTCTCCTCGCTAAAAATGCCAAAGGTGTTAAAAACCTCTTTAAAATGACCTCAAACGGCTACCACAACTTCAACTCGAAACCTCAAATCACATGGGAAGATATGAAGAAGCACAGTGAAGGGGTTGTCTGCCTGTCCGCATGTATCGCAGGTGAAATTCCTCAAGCCATCATTCGTGGCGACATGGATAAAGCACGTGACTTGATTCAAGGGATGATTGACATTTTCGGAAAAGAAAACTACTACCTTGAGATTCAACGTCATGGTCTTGCGGAAGAAAAAGTGGTGGAAGAAGGCGTGTTTCAACTAGCTGATGAGTTTGGTCTTAAAGTGGTCGCTACAACCGATAGTCACATGACAAACATTGATGATAAAGATGTACACGACATTCATCTCTGCATTGGTACGAAGCGGACACTTGATGACCCGAATCGTTGGTCATTCGATGGAGATGGTTATCATATCCACACATCCGCTGAAATGGTCAAGCGATTTGACGATGTGCCAGATGTATTAGACAACACGTTGGATTTAGCAGAGATGCTTCATCCAGAACTTGATACAGGGAATGTCTACATGCCACACTTCCCGCTTCCAGAAGGATTTAAAGATGAAAACGACTATCTAAAACACCTTGTCATGAAGGGATTCGAAAAACGTTTCGAAGGAAAACCGGCATTTACGAGTCCTGAATACCATGAGCGGATTGAGTTTGAGTTGGAGACGGTTAAAAAGATGGGCTTCCCAGGATACTTCTTGATTGTTGAAGACTTTGTCTCCTATGCAAAAAATCGGGGAATCCCAGTAGGTCCGGGTCGTGGTTCAGCTTGTGGTTCGTTGCTTACGTACTGCTTAGGTATCACAAACGTAGACCCAATTCCTTTCGGTCTCCTCTTCGAGCGATTCTTGAACCCTGACCGTATCTCGATGCCAGATATTGATATCGATTTCTCTGATACACGTCGTGAAGAAGTTATCAACTATGTTCGTGAAAAATACGGACATGAAGCGGTATCAGGTGTTATCACATTCGGTCGTATGAAAGCGAAAAGTGTGGTGCGAGATGTAGCACGAGTGATGGGCTTCCCAACAGCGTTTGGTGACCGTATTGCAAAATTGGTTCCAAATAAGCTTGAAGAAAACGGGAACAACGTTAAAGTTACCTTACCAAACGTATTGCGTCTTTCAACAGAGTTTAAGCGACTATATAAAGCAGAGCCGGACGTGAAGAAAGTAGTCGATTTCGGAATTCGTCTTGAAGGCTTACCACGGACACTTTCTCAGCACGCTTGTGCAATTCTGATTTCACCTAGTGCTGTTTCAGATTACATTCCGCTTGTTACCTTAAAGAACCGCCAAACAGGTGGACGTGACACGGTAACGCAATTCACGATGGGTGAATGTGAAGAAATGGGTATCTTGAAAATGGACTTCTTGGGTCTTCGGACGATGGGTGTGTTCGAACGTGCCTTGAACTACATCAATGCGATGAAGAAAACGGGCGAAAAACCACTGTTCCTTGATGACATCTCAATCGGAGACCATAACGTCTACGACTTTATCTCGAAAGGGAACACTGCCGGAGTATTCCAATTGGAGTCACCAGGTATGACCGGTTTGATGGGTCAGCTCTACCAGGATATTCACAAGATGAAGGGTACGAAGGAAGAAGGGATTCAGCTCTTTGAGCGTTTAGTAGCGGGTGTGTCATTGTACCGCCCGGGACCGATGGATGAAATCCCGAACTACGTCAAGAACATGTTGACGCCACACGGGATTCATTATGACATTCCGGAACTTGAAGACATCTTAAAACCGACGTACAACGTAATCGTGTATCAGGAGCAGGTTATGCACATCGTCCGTCAATTAGCCGGATTCTCGAAAGGGGATGCTGATGGTGTCCGCAAATCAATGGGCAAGAAGCTTGAAGACCTCCTGAATATGTATGGAGAATACTTCCTCTATGGAAATAAAGAAAAGGCTATTTCAGGAGCTATTGCTAACGGAGTAGATGAAGAAATGGCGAAAGAGTTATGGGAACGAATGAAGAAGTTCGGTCTATACGCATCAATAGGTGCCCTTGGGTTGAAAGATTCAAGGAAAATCGGGTGA